One Microbacterium sp. No. 7 genomic window carries:
- a CDS encoding IS256 family transposase → MTAPHIVDPAGLLGEALADASPDLMRSLLQTMINALLSADADAVVGAEWGQRSDDRTAQRNGYRHRNLDTRVGTIDVAIPKLRTGTYFPEWLLERRKRAETALITVVADCYLAGVSTRLMDKLVKTLGIHSLSKSQVSRMAAELDEHVDQFRHRPLGDAGPFTFVAADALTMKVREGGRVINAVVLIATGVNADGRREVLGLRVATSETGAAWNSFFADLVARGLGGVRLVTSDAHAGLVEAIAANLPGAVWQRCRTHYAANLMSVTPKTMWPAVKAMLHSVYDQPDADAVHAQFDRLLDYVDGKLPDAFEHLDTARADILAFTGFPEGLWQQIWSNNPNERLNREIRRRTDSVGIFPNRDAIIRLVGAVLAEQTDEWAEGRRYLGLDILAKSRLTLVTDTGTEEVSTDIVLELSA, encoded by the coding sequence ATGACCGCACCTCATATTGTCGACCCTGCCGGCCTGCTCGGCGAAGCCCTCGCGGACGCGTCGCCGGATCTGATGCGCAGCCTGCTGCAGACCATGATCAACGCGCTGCTGTCCGCCGACGCGGACGCCGTGGTCGGAGCGGAATGGGGCCAGCGCTCCGACGACCGCACCGCGCAGCGCAACGGCTACCGGCACCGCAACCTCGACACCCGCGTCGGGACCATCGACGTCGCGATCCCGAAGCTGCGCACCGGCACCTACTTCCCGGAATGGCTGCTGGAGCGCCGCAAACGCGCCGAGACCGCGCTGATCACCGTGGTCGCGGACTGCTACCTCGCCGGCGTCTCCACCCGCCTGATGGACAAGCTGGTGAAGACCCTCGGGATCCACTCGCTGTCCAAGTCACAGGTCTCCCGGATGGCGGCGGAACTCGACGAGCACGTCGACCAGTTCCGGCACCGGCCGCTCGGCGACGCTGGCCCGTTCACGTTCGTCGCCGCCGACGCGCTCACCATGAAGGTCCGCGAGGGCGGCCGCGTCATCAACGCGGTCGTGCTGATCGCCACCGGCGTCAACGCCGACGGCCGCCGGGAGGTGCTCGGCCTGCGGGTCGCGACATCCGAGACCGGAGCGGCATGGAACAGCTTCTTCGCTGACCTCGTCGCCCGCGGCCTGGGCGGCGTCCGCCTCGTCACCAGCGACGCCCACGCCGGGCTGGTGGAAGCGATCGCGGCGAACCTGCCCGGCGCAGTCTGGCAAAGGTGCCGCACCCATTACGCGGCCAACCTGATGTCGGTGACGCCGAAGACGATGTGGCCGGCGGTGAAAGCGATGCTGCACTCCGTCTACGACCAGCCCGACGCCGACGCCGTGCACGCCCAGTTCGACCGGCTGCTGGACTACGTCGACGGCAAGCTCCCCGACGCGTTCGAGCACCTCGACACCGCCCGAGCGGACATCCTCGCGTTCACCGGGTTCCCCGAGGGCCTCTGGCAGCAGATCTGGTCCAACAACCCGAATGAACGTCTCAACCGAGAGATCCGCCGACGCACCGACTCGGTCGGCATCTTCCCGAATCGCGACGCGATCATCCGCCTCGTCGGCGCCGTGCTCGCCGAGCAGACCGACGAATGGGCCGAAGGCCGCCGCTACCTCGGCCTCGACATCCTCGCCAAATCCCGCCTCACCCTCGTCACCGACACCGGAACCGAGGAGGTGAGCACCGACATCGTCCTCGAACTCAGCGCCTAA
- a CDS encoding DoxX family protein yields MPFEWVVGDSSKGLHGDRAHVYDETGHRELHHVKGHYSTGSPPTVRRLLLSGLRDVPRWESLPNDLSAGAEHGSSAADVEAQMIGKLKMLIAYWIVAGLTALAFVAPAVIKLIRPKESLQERMTWVEDFSSVQVRLIGLAETLGVIGLILPMALNIAPILSPIAGVGLAIVMLGAIATHVRRKEPFAVPLVLFVLSIASAVLGFLVLL; encoded by the coding sequence ATGCCTTTCGAGTGGGTTGTAGGAGATTCCTCGAAGGGACTACACGGTGACCGCGCCCACGTCTACGACGAAACCGGCCACCGCGAACTACACCACGTTAAGGGGCACTACTCGACGGGAAGCCCACCGACCGTTCGGCGGCTGTTGCTTTCAGGCCTCAGAGACGTGCCGCGATGGGAATCGTTGCCGAACGACCTTTCCGCCGGTGCCGAACATGGCTCCTCTGCGGCCGACGTCGAAGCCCAAATGATTGGAAAGCTCAAGATGCTGATTGCCTACTGGATCGTCGCAGGCCTGACCGCGCTTGCGTTCGTCGCGCCGGCCGTCATAAAACTGATCCGGCCGAAGGAGAGTCTTCAAGAGCGCATGACATGGGTCGAGGACTTCTCCAGCGTGCAGGTGAGGCTGATCGGCCTTGCCGAAACACTCGGTGTGATCGGCCTCATCCTGCCAATGGCGCTGAACATCGCACCGATTCTGAGCCCGATCGCCGGTGTCGGTCTCGCGATCGTCATGCTGGGTGCGATCGCCACGCATGTGCGTCGCAAGGAGCCCTTCGCCGTGCCCCTCGTCCTGTTCGTCCTTTCGATCGCTAGCGCTGTGCTGGGGTTCCTCGTCCTGCTATAG
- a CDS encoding ParB/RepB/Spo0J family partition protein, whose product MTTTTQSPPAGILEYVDPAQIVLETNVRPSAPLTDEFIATIREHGVLQPVRGRRDDTGSVIVRAGQRRVLAAREAGLAAIPVFVVDSTEHTVERIVEQIVENDQREALTDTDRTAAWQQLALEGLTPAVIAKRTGTKTARVKTGLKVAGNELAATAIAAHQLTLDQAAALVEFEGDEDTVAELIAIAVETPGQFDHAAQRARDDQARARAREATEQDLAAKGFTILDREPGYQDTSHTRITELVDSDGNLVTAEQIAGLDGAAALVRVYYGDDVHVTYFLADPKAHGFAPRFGGGSQSGPMTDDEKAERREVIASNKAWDAAQTVRREWLTQFLGRRTLPKDAPRVIATALATDRTVVAKGLEGGNKLAHDLLGVAQDSAWGADRLAGFAHTHPAKAVHVTLAIVLGGLEASTGRHSWRNPNRGTAGYLTTLEAWGYTLSDVEQIIIAHTQIHEVDEVEVDDEAEVGETPEESTADEAEVELAV is encoded by the coding sequence ATGACCACCACTACCCAGAGCCCGCCGGCCGGGATCCTGGAGTACGTCGACCCGGCACAGATCGTGCTGGAGACGAACGTGCGACCCAGTGCGCCGCTGACCGACGAGTTCATCGCCACCATCCGAGAGCACGGCGTGCTCCAGCCCGTCCGCGGCCGCCGCGACGACACCGGATCGGTGATCGTCCGCGCCGGGCAGCGACGGGTCCTCGCCGCCCGCGAGGCCGGGCTGGCCGCGATCCCCGTGTTCGTGGTCGACAGCACGGAGCACACCGTGGAACGGATCGTCGAGCAGATCGTGGAGAACGACCAGCGCGAAGCGCTCACCGACACCGACCGCACCGCCGCGTGGCAGCAGCTCGCGCTGGAAGGGCTCACGCCCGCGGTGATCGCCAAGCGCACCGGCACCAAGACTGCACGAGTCAAGACCGGGCTGAAGGTCGCCGGGAACGAACTGGCCGCCACCGCGATCGCCGCCCACCAGCTCACCCTCGACCAGGCCGCCGCCCTGGTGGAGTTCGAGGGGGACGAGGACACTGTCGCCGAGCTGATCGCGATCGCCGTCGAAACGCCCGGACAGTTTGACCACGCCGCACAGCGCGCCCGGGACGACCAGGCGCGCGCCCGCGCGCGGGAGGCCACCGAACAGGACCTCGCCGCGAAGGGGTTCACGATCCTGGACCGCGAACCCGGATACCAGGACACCAGCCACACCCGGATCACGGAACTGGTCGACAGTGACGGCAACCTCGTCACCGCCGAACAGATCGCCGGGCTCGACGGCGCCGCCGCGCTGGTGCGGGTGTACTACGGGGACGACGTGCACGTGACGTACTTCCTCGCCGACCCCAAGGCCCACGGGTTCGCACCCCGCTTCGGCGGCGGCAGCCAGTCCGGGCCGATGACCGACGATGAGAAGGCCGAACGACGCGAAGTCATCGCCAGCAACAAGGCCTGGGACGCGGCGCAGACCGTCAGGCGGGAGTGGCTGACCCAGTTCCTCGGGCGCCGCACCCTCCCGAAGGACGCGCCGCGGGTCATCGCCACCGCGCTCGCGACCGACCGCACCGTGGTCGCAAAGGGTCTGGAAGGCGGCAACAAGCTCGCCCACGACCTGCTCGGCGTCGCCCAGGACAGCGCATGGGGCGCGGACCGGCTGGCCGGGTTCGCGCACACCCACCCTGCCAAGGCGGTCCACGTCACGCTGGCGATCGTGCTGGGGGGCCTGGAGGCGTCCACCGGTCGGCACTCCTGGCGCAACCCGAACCGCGGGACGGCCGGCTACCTCACTACGCTCGAGGCCTGGGGGTACACCCTCTCGGACGTCGAGCAGATCATCATCGCACACACGCAGATCCACGAGGTCGACGAGGTCGAGGTCGACGACGAGGCGGAGGTCGGCGAGACTCCGGAGGAGTCCACCGCGGACGAGGCCGAGGTCGAGCTGGCCGTCTGA
- a CDS encoding serine/arginine repetitive matrix protein 2 → MMTRRYTREEVAAYRVEKMEEITRRLQESVQRLVTGQDWLESIRFAARFRSRSWLNTLLLFSQHADAYQAGRVPSPYPTYVAGRVAWKALGRWPTQPGFVIRQPVLAAMASATPQDPGSWRRLPRGQRPEPGEVVQQRMVGVKPAKVWDVSMTGGTPIPERPEPQLLEGAAPPGLLVAVQGQIRAGGYTLQDAVDAGVLGGANGITDFTTRTVTVRVDMDEAARLKTTLHELAHVKLHAPDSLTARGEHRGIDEVEAESVAMFVAASHGLDTSGYTVPYVAGWADSVNGRTVTEVLQDTAEKARRTALGILENLPETAASDGYPPGMSEALRAQANTPSLHREPARAGHPPLER, encoded by the coding sequence ATGATGACGCGTCGATACACGCGGGAAGAAGTGGCCGCGTACCGGGTGGAGAAGATGGAGGAGATCACCCGGAGGCTGCAGGAGTCCGTGCAGCGGCTGGTGACCGGGCAGGACTGGCTGGAGTCGATCCGGTTCGCCGCGCGGTTCCGGTCACGGTCATGGCTGAACACGCTGCTGCTGTTCAGCCAGCACGCCGACGCGTATCAGGCCGGCCGGGTGCCCAGCCCATACCCGACCTATGTCGCCGGGAGGGTGGCGTGGAAGGCGCTGGGACGGTGGCCGACACAGCCGGGGTTCGTGATCCGACAGCCCGTGCTCGCGGCGATGGCCTCCGCCACCCCACAGGACCCCGGCTCCTGGCGCCGCCTGCCGCGCGGACAGCGACCCGAGCCGGGCGAGGTCGTGCAGCAGCGGATGGTGGGTGTGAAGCCGGCGAAGGTGTGGGACGTGTCCATGACCGGCGGCACCCCGATCCCCGAGCGTCCTGAGCCCCAGCTACTGGAGGGCGCCGCGCCGCCCGGCCTGCTGGTCGCGGTGCAGGGGCAGATCCGTGCCGGCGGGTACACCCTGCAGGATGCCGTCGACGCGGGCGTGCTGGGAGGCGCGAACGGGATCACCGACTTCACCACCCGGACGGTCACCGTCCGAGTGGACATGGACGAAGCGGCGCGGCTGAAGACCACGCTGCACGAGCTCGCGCACGTGAAGCTGCATGCCCCGGACTCCCTCACCGCACGCGGCGAGCATCGAGGCATCGACGAGGTGGAAGCGGAGTCGGTGGCGATGTTCGTCGCCGCCAGCCACGGACTGGACACCAGCGGATACACCGTCCCGTACGTCGCCGGCTGGGCGGACAGCGTGAACGGCCGCACCGTGACCGAGGTGCTGCAGGACACCGCCGAGAAGGCCCGCCGCACCGCCCTGGGCATCCTGGAGAACCTGCCGGAGACCGCCGCCTCGGACGGTTACCCGCCGGGGATGAGCGAAGCACTCCGAGCGCAGGCGAACACCCCGTCCCTGCACCGCGAACCGGCCCGCGCCGGTCACCCCCCGCTGGAACGATGA
- a CDS encoding bifunctional DNA primase/polymerase has translation MTEVDYPAPAAALPAAAFHYARQGLRVFPCVPEHKRPLTENGFKDATTTLATVESWWRSWPWASIGIATGGNGVDVLDIDVYASGDGYGAFGQLEDAGLVEGWAAKVRTPSGGMHVYFPADPAWPQRNWAVTAAHIDFRGDGGYVIAPPSFGAGTKRYEVVDTALAARPVDAARIRDFLRPPPTPIVAPPRELDRSPDAVVRRIAAFVARQPEGNRNRALFWAACRVAELGLPEEYAHGALGIAAQRAGLQQREAETTIRSAFRTVSAAWSLGIEPGPSPPSVRL, from the coding sequence ATGACCGAGGTGGACTACCCCGCCCCGGCGGCAGCCCTGCCCGCGGCCGCGTTCCACTACGCCCGGCAGGGGCTGCGCGTGTTCCCGTGCGTGCCCGAGCACAAGCGCCCGCTCACCGAGAACGGCTTCAAAGACGCCACCACCACGCTCGCGACCGTGGAGTCCTGGTGGCGGTCCTGGCCATGGGCGAGCATCGGGATCGCCACCGGCGGCAACGGCGTCGACGTGCTCGACATCGACGTGTACGCCAGCGGCGACGGGTACGGTGCGTTCGGCCAACTCGAGGACGCCGGGCTGGTCGAAGGCTGGGCCGCGAAGGTGCGCACCCCCTCAGGCGGGATGCACGTGTACTTCCCCGCGGACCCGGCCTGGCCGCAACGGAACTGGGCCGTCACCGCCGCGCACATCGACTTCCGCGGCGACGGCGGGTATGTGATCGCGCCGCCGTCCTTTGGTGCGGGAACGAAGCGGTACGAAGTCGTCGACACCGCGCTCGCCGCCCGCCCGGTGGACGCCGCCCGGATCCGGGACTTCCTCCGCCCACCGCCGACACCGATCGTCGCGCCGCCGCGGGAGCTTGATCGCTCCCCAGACGCAGTCGTGCGCAGGATCGCGGCGTTCGTCGCACGCCAGCCGGAGGGCAACCGTAACCGGGCACTGTTCTGGGCGGCGTGCCGGGTCGCGGAGCTGGGACTGCCGGAAGAGTACGCCCACGGCGCGCTCGGGATCGCGGCGCAGCGCGCCGGCCTGCAGCAGCGGGAGGCGGAGACCACCATCCGCTCGGCCTTCCGCACCGTATCAGCGGCGTGGTCTCTCGGGATCGAGCCCGGACCGTCCCCACCCTCGGTCCGGCTCTGA
- a CDS encoding prepilin peptidase, with product MSVARRGLVAVVTTGSAIAAGAASAGIQQSLPPVGVLLLCLAGVLALVALSVADIRSHQIPDRLLLPLSGLMGGWLAAAVALGTPGAAAAVGDAVVAGAVLAAVYFVLGLMGAVGLGDVKLAGVLGLWVGGLGGFSWMLIPMLAVGISGTHQLARRVLRRPGAVAHGPALAVASVLCAAVALSG from the coding sequence ATGTCCGTTGCCAGGCGCGGACTGGTCGCGGTCGTGACGACGGGATCGGCGATCGCGGCCGGGGCGGCATCCGCGGGGATCCAGCAGTCTCTGCCGCCGGTCGGTGTGCTGCTGCTGTGCCTGGCGGGCGTGCTGGCGCTGGTCGCGCTGAGCGTGGCCGACATCCGCTCGCATCAGATCCCCGACCGGCTGTTGCTGCCGCTGAGTGGGCTCATGGGCGGGTGGCTTGCGGCCGCGGTGGCGCTCGGCACCCCCGGCGCCGCCGCTGCCGTCGGCGATGCTGTCGTGGCGGGGGCCGTGCTTGCCGCCGTCTACTTCGTGCTGGGGCTCATGGGTGCGGTCGGTCTTGGCGATGTGAAGCTCGCCGGCGTGCTGGGGCTGTGGGTCGGCGGGCTCGGCGGGTTCTCGTGGATGCTGATCCCGATGCTGGCGGTGGGGATCAGCGGGACTCACCAGCTCGCCCGCCGCGTCCTGCGCCGCCCTGGCGCCGTCGCGCACGGCCCCGCGCTGGCCGTCGCCTCTGTGCTGTGCGCCGCGGTCGCGCTGTCCGGGTGA
- a CDS encoding pilus assembly protein TadG-related protein yields the protein MKASSYVAVAVLALIVVIGWVVDGGGQILAHQRATTLAQDAARVGANAVSGHIVATGSVAIDPTAARAAAEDYVHAAGATAEATVTADTVTVTVTTSYDTIFSVVLGLDVLYAEATASAQLVSR from the coding sequence TTGAAAGCCAGCAGCTACGTCGCCGTTGCCGTCCTCGCCCTGATCGTGGTGATCGGCTGGGTCGTCGATGGTGGCGGCCAGATCCTCGCTCATCAGCGCGCCACTACTCTCGCCCAAGACGCGGCACGGGTCGGCGCGAACGCCGTCTCCGGTCACATCGTCGCCACCGGGTCCGTCGCTATCGACCCCACCGCGGCTCGCGCTGCCGCCGAGGACTACGTCCACGCCGCCGGCGCGACCGCTGAAGCGACCGTCACAGCAGACACCGTCACCGTCACCGTCACGACGAGCTACGACACGATCTTCTCCGTTGTCCTCGGCCTGGACGTCCTGTACGCCGAGGCGACCGCCTCTGCACAATTGGTCAGCCGTTAG
- a CDS encoding TadE/TadG family type IV pilus assembly protein, producing MSAETAVLALGVIVLLGFTISFGWVAHADTSLHAAAATAAREISLLRDAATADTAAATAARRAVEAQGVSCQHLTVIVDSSGLDAPLGEIGIVRVTITCTIALVDLPFAGTPLTTSLTATGINPVDRYRERS from the coding sequence ATGTCCGCCGAGACCGCCGTCCTCGCCCTCGGCGTGATCGTCCTGCTCGGCTTCACGATCTCCTTCGGCTGGGTCGCCCACGCCGATACCAGCCTGCACGCGGCAGCGGCCACCGCGGCCCGCGAGATCTCATTGCTGCGCGATGCCGCCACCGCAGACACCGCAGCCGCTACCGCCGCCCGACGCGCCGTCGAAGCACAGGGCGTCTCTTGTCAGCACCTCACCGTCATCGTGGATTCCTCCGGACTGGACGCGCCGCTCGGAGAGATCGGCATCGTCCGCGTCACGATCACCTGCACCATTGCGCTCGTCGACCTGCCGTTCGCAGGAACCCCTTTGACCACGTCTCTCACCGCGACCGGCATTAACCCGGTCGACCGCTACCGGGAGCGATCTTGA
- a CDS encoding TadE/TadG family type IV pilus assembly protein, with protein sequence MRPPTRRPPPGRRLARLLAPDRRQRGVAEAAILYPFLLLLTFTGLQLGFYFHAAQVAQAAAAVAFNGAHGLNATPTDGHAAATAFLAVRGGELLQASTDIQNTGTELTVTVTGRAPGIIPGWVWLDVRGTYTGPVERWAG encoded by the coding sequence ATGCGCCCGCCGACACGCCGCCCTCCGCCGGGGCGCAGGCTCGCGCGGCTGCTCGCCCCCGATCGACGTCAGCGCGGCGTCGCGGAAGCCGCGATCCTGTACCCGTTCCTGCTGCTGCTGACCTTCACCGGCCTGCAGCTGGGGTTCTACTTCCACGCCGCGCAGGTCGCCCAGGCCGCCGCCGCGGTCGCGTTCAACGGCGCCCACGGCCTGAATGCCACCCCGACCGACGGGCACGCCGCCGCAACCGCGTTCCTGGCCGTTCGCGGCGGCGAGCTGCTGCAGGCCAGCACCGACATCCAGAACACTGGCACCGAGCTGACCGTGACCGTGACCGGGCGGGCGCCCGGGATCATCCCCGGCTGGGTATGGCTGGACGTCCGCGGCACCTACACGGGACCGGTGGAACGATGGGCGGGGTGA
- a CDS encoding type II secretion system F family protein, producing MTHLLTVLAISVALTGTAVILYGALTVPAPRSLSTPARTSLRDRVRAGIRRLGRRRGRLLAGVGAGIVTWLISGWPVALIAVPAGFLFLPEVLAKPSTRGLTLTEALAAWTRNIAALVQTGTLGVEDVIQLSLPATAETIRPQVATLVSRFRGGWDTQEALRAFADDFADPAADKVTAHLIQAARKRAGDLPRALDALADEMAAEVRVRRAIEADRAKPRQSLRIVTLITVGVVLVLPLFGRSGQFAAYATPVGQAMLALWIACYIGLLLWVRAILREKPAPRLFTPSGDRP from the coding sequence ATGACACACCTGCTCACCGTGCTCGCCATCTCTGTCGCTCTCACCGGCACCGCCGTCATCCTTTACGGGGCGCTGACCGTCCCCGCGCCCCGCAGCCTGTCCACCCCCGCCCGCACCTCCCTGCGCGATCGCGTCCGGGCAGGGATCCGCCGGCTGGGCCGACGGCGCGGACGACTGCTCGCCGGAGTCGGCGCCGGCATCGTAACCTGGCTGATCTCCGGCTGGCCGGTCGCGCTGATCGCCGTCCCCGCAGGGTTCCTGTTCCTCCCCGAGGTGCTCGCCAAACCGAGCACCCGCGGACTGACCCTGACCGAGGCTCTCGCGGCCTGGACGCGGAACATCGCCGCGCTCGTGCAGACCGGCACCCTCGGCGTGGAAGACGTCATCCAGCTGTCCCTTCCGGCCACCGCAGAGACCATCCGCCCGCAAGTCGCCACGCTGGTGTCCCGGTTCCGCGGCGGATGGGACACCCAGGAAGCGCTGCGCGCATTCGCCGACGACTTCGCCGACCCTGCCGCAGATAAAGTCACCGCGCACCTCATCCAGGCCGCCCGCAAACGCGCCGGCGACCTGCCACGCGCGCTCGACGCGCTCGCCGACGAGATGGCTGCCGAGGTCCGCGTGCGACGAGCGATCGAGGCAGACCGCGCCAAGCCGCGGCAGAGCCTGCGCATCGTAACCCTCATCACCGTCGGGGTGGTCCTCGTGCTGCCCCTATTCGGACGGTCCGGCCAGTTCGCCGCCTATGCGACCCCGGTCGGGCAGGCGATGCTCGCACTGTGGATCGCCTGCTACATCGGGTTGCTGCTGTGGGTGCGCGCGATCCTGCGGGAGAAGCCCGCGCCGCGCCTGTTCACACCGTCCGGGGACCGACCATGA